The following are encoded in a window of Astyanax mexicanus isolate ESR-SI-001 chromosome 6, AstMex3_surface, whole genome shotgun sequence genomic DNA:
- the LOC125802544 gene encoding interferon-induced protein 44-like, whose protein sequence is MLPNSFIPNSPIKENSPDYHENPSLSDRMHCVVYVIPADTISRMGDKVFQKLKKVRDAAFKMDLNHVILMTKVDQICPLTLKDPKYVYNSKKIKDKMLECHHALGVKMNCIFPVQNYHEETEINEDVNCLMLHALTRIVQWADDYVDKCSNN, encoded by the exons atgcTCCCAAACAGC TTCATTCCAAACAgcccaataaaagaaaatagccCTGATTATCATGAAAATCCCAGCCTGAGTGACAGGATGCACTGCGTGGTGTATGTTATACCAGCAGACACGATTTCCAGGATGGGAGATAAAGTCTTCCAAAAACTGAAGAAAGTAAGAGATGCAGCATTTAAAATGG ATCTCAATCATGTGATTTTAATGACAAAAGTGGACCAGATCTGCCCACTGACACTTAAAGATCCGAAATACGTCTACAACAGCAAGAAGATCAAGGATAAA atgcTTGAATGCCATCATGCACTGGGTGTCAAGATGAACTGTATCTTCCCCGTGCAGAACTATCATGAGGAAACTGAAATCAACGAGGACGTAAACTGCCTGATGCTGCACGCCTTAACACGAATTGTACAGTGGGCTGACGACTATGTAGACAAATGTTCCAACAATTAA
- the LOC103042230 gene encoding interferon-induced protein 44-like: protein MVNTLKAFKIRNDEVKELNLLLCGQIGAGKSSIINTINSILEGQISVGYQGNLESSVSQTLKFHKRQVGNAKDGFLPLVLNDTMGLEIDQSKGVHTDDIITALKGHTKNGYTFDPKTPIDENSPHYRENPSLSDRMHCLVYVIPADKISIMEDKVFKKMKKVRDAAYRMDLPHVILMTKVDETCTLTNKNLRHVYNSKKIKDKMLECQSALGVKMNCIFPVKNYHEECDINENVNCLMLHAFTRIVRWADDYVDKYSNN from the exons ATGGTCAATACTCTAAAAGCCTTTAAAATTCGTAATGATGAAGTCAAAGAGCTCAACCTCCTTCTGTGTGGACAAATCGGAGCAGGGAAATCCagcatcatcaacaccatcaatTCAATTTTGGAAGGACAAATATCTGTCGGGTACCAAGGAAATCTAGAGTCTTCTGTGAGTCAAACATTAAAA tttCACAAACGTCAAGTTGGAAATGCCAAGGATGGATTTCTTCCTTTAGTCCTCAATGATACTATGGGGCTAGAAATTGACCAATCTAAAGGAGTGCACACTGATGACATCATCACTGCTTTAAAAGGTCACACAAAAAATGGTTACAcg TTCGACCCTAAAACCCCAATAGATGAAAACAGCCCTCATTATCGTGAAAATCCCAGCCTGAGTGACAGGATGCACTGCCTGGTGTATGTTATACCAGCAGACAAGATTTCCATAATGGAAGATAAAGTCttcaaaaaaatgaagaaagtaAGAGATGCAGCATACAGAATGG ATCTCCCTCATGTGATTTTAATGACAAAAGTGGACGAGACCTGCACTCTGACAAATAAAAATCTGAGACATGTCTACAACAGCAAGAAGATCAAAGATAAA atgcTTGAATGCCAAAGTGCACTGGGTGTCAAGATGAACTGTATCTTCCCCGTGAAGAACTATCATGAGGAATGTGACATCAATGAGAACGTAAACTGCCTGATGCTGCACGCGTTTACACGAATTGTACGCTGGGCTGACGACTATGTAGACAAATATTCCAACAATTAA